Genomic DNA from Dehalogenimonas lykanthroporepellens BL-DC-9:
TCTCCCGGGCTTTCTGGTCGTCGATTTCGCCATCACGATCAATCAAAATCTCACCGGTTTCCGGATGAGCTACCGGCATGGCGGCCAGCCGGCCGGCGATACGCTCGGCAAGCGGCGGCAGAATACCTTTTTCCGAGGGTTCCTCTATCCAAAGGCCGTCCAGTGTCCCACAGTCCTCTTCGTATATGATGAGGTCCTGGGTCACGTCAATCAGCCGACGGGTGAGGTATCCTGAACCGGAAGTCCTCAGCGCAGTATCGGCTAGACCCTTGCGAGCGCCGTGAGTGGAAATGAAGTACTCAATGGTGGACAAACCTTCCCGGAGACTGGATTTGATGGGAAAATCGATAATCTTACCCGAAGGATTGGTCATCAGACCGCGCATACCGGCCATCTGCCGAATCTGGGAAACATTACCCTTGGCGCCGGAGTTGGCCATCATATAGACGTTGCCGACATTGTCCATGCCTTTGGCGATGGCTTCACCAATCTGATCGGTGGCCTTGAGCCAGATTTCCACTACGCCGTTATATCTTTCGTCCTCGGTGATCAAACCATGGATATATTGTTCCTCAATCTGGTCGGCTTCGTGATCAGCCCGGGCAATGATTTCAGCTTTTGGCCCGGGTATCGCGATATCGGCCATGGCAATGGTAATGCCCGACCGGGTTGCATACTGAAAACCCAGATTTTTGATGTGATCCAGCGATTTTGCCATCTGCAGATCATCGGTGACCTTCTTGCACTCACCGATAAGTTTCCGCAGAGTGGATTTATCCACCGACTTATTGAAAAAGCCCATCCCTGGCGGCAATGCTTCATTAAAAATAATCCGGCCAACTGTTGTCTTAACCTTTTCTCCGGAATCAAGCCTTACCTCTATTTCAGCTCTCAGGTCTATAACACCCATATCAAAATAACGTATCGCCTGCTGGACATTGCCGAAGGCCCGGCCTTCGCCTTTCAGTCCGGGACGGGTGGTAGTCAGGTAGAAACAACCGAAAACCATATCCAGACTGGGCGTCACTACCGGGTCACCGGAGGACGGTAACAACATATTGTGAATCGACAGCATGGCTTCCCGCGCTTCCTTGACGGCGGCTTTTGACAGCGGCAGGTGAACCGCCATTTGATCGCCGTCAAAGTCAGCGTTGAAGGCGGCGCATACCAACGGATGAATCCGGATGGCAGAACCATCGATTAGAACCGGTTCAAAGGCCTGAATTGACAACCGGTGCAGTGTCGGGGCACGGTTGAGCATCACCGGTCTTTCCTTCACCACTTCTTCCAGGATATCGTATACCTCGGGGCGGGCTCTTTCGACCAGTCGCCTGGCACTCTTGATATTGGGCGCCAGCCCGTCGGTTACCAGCCGGTGCATGACGAATGGCTTAAACAATTCAAGCGCCATCTTCCGGGGTAAACCGCATTCATGAAGTTTCAATTCCGGACCAACTACGATAACCGAACGCCCGGAATAATCGACACGCTTACCCAGCAGATTCTGGCGGAACCGCCCCTGTTTGCCCCGTAGCAGGTCGGAAATGGACTTGGCCTTATGGTCACCAGAAACAGCGACACTGCGACCGCGCCGCCCGTTATCGATCAATGAATCGACCGCTTCCTGCAACATCCTTTTTTCGTTGCGGATGATAATCTCCGGCGCCCCGATTTCCAGAAGATGACTCAGGCGGTTATTACGGTTGATGACCCTCCGATAGAGGTCGTTAAGGTCGGAGGTGGCAAATCGCCCGCCGTCAAGCTGAACCATCGGTCTCAGGTCAGGAGGTAGCACCGGCAGTACCGTCAGTATCATCCATTCCGGCTTATTACCACTGCGGCGGAAGGCCTCAACCAACTGCAATTGTTTTGAAGCCTTCTTCCGTTTCTGTCCGGAAGCCGATCTGGTTTCCAATACGAGGCGATTGCGCATGGCGCCCAAGTCGATTGATCTTAACAGATCCAGAATCGCCTCAGCCCCCATCTTAGCCTCAAAGACATCGCTGAAACGAGTTTTCAGTTCATAGCACTGCATTTCCGTCAACAGGACGCCCCTGCGCAGGTTACGCAACTGCTCGACCAGGTCTACAGTCTGGCTTTCACTTTCCTCTTTTTCGGCTTCAAAATCTCTTCTTATCTTATTGATTTCTTCAATATCGCCGCCTTCATTCTCCATCTCGGCGATACGGGAGTTGATTTCACTCTCCCGGTCATCCATCTCCATCCGCCGTCCCTGCTCCAGGCTTTCCACTGCGGCCTGTCGGGCGTTTTCATCCAGCGAAGTCACCACGAAATGGGAAAAGTAGATTATCTTCTCCAGCTCTCTGGTCGACAGGTCGAGCAACAGCCCGATGCGGCTGGGAATACCCCGGGTGAACCAGATGTGACCGACCGGGCAGGCCAGTTCAATGTGGCCCATGCGTTCCCGTCTGACCTTAGCGCGGGCTACTTCAACATTACATTTATCACAGATGATACCCTTATAGCGGATACGCTTGTATTTACCGCACTGACATTCGAAATCCTTGGTGGGCCCGAAGATCCTTTCACAAAATAGCCCGTCCCGTTCCGGCTTCAGAGTCCGGTAATTGATGGTTTCCGGCTTGGTAACCTCACCATACGACCAGCCTCTTACCTGCTCGGGAGAAGCCAGAGAAATCCTTATGGCATCGAAATCAATTACTTCGTTCATTATTCGTTTTCTTCTTCCTCTTCCTCGGTTTCCTCAGGCTCTTTCCCCAACAGGTTGACGGCCATTTCACCGGCCAGCGCCAATTCGGAAACTTCCTGTTCGGCCTGAGGTTCGTTAAGATGTTCAGCGGGTAACAGCCGCTCTTCCTCGTTAATTACTTCCACCGCCAGCCCCAGGCTCTGCAGTTCCTTCACCAGAACCTTGAATGATTCAGGTACACCCGGTTGTGATACATCTTCG
This window encodes:
- a CDS encoding DNA-directed RNA polymerase, beta' subunit (TIGRFAM: DNA-directed RNA polymerase, beta' subunit~PFAM: RNA polymerase Rpb1 domain 1; RNA polymerase alpha subunit; RNA polymerase Rpb1 domain 3; RNA polymerase Rpb1 domain 4; RNA polymerase Rpb1 domain 5~KEGG: deh:cbdb_A587 DNA-directed RNA polymerase, beta' subunit~SMART: RNA polymerase I subunit A domain protein), translated to MNEVIDFDAIRISLASPEQVRGWSYGEVTKPETINYRTLKPERDGLFCERIFGPTKDFECQCGKYKRIRYKGIICDKCNVEVARAKVRRERMGHIELACPVGHIWFTRGIPSRIGLLLDLSTRELEKIIYFSHFVVTSLDENARQAAVESLEQGRRMEMDDRESEINSRIAEMENEGGDIEEINKIRRDFEAEKEESESQTVDLVEQLRNLRRGVLLTEMQCYELKTRFSDVFEAKMGAEAILDLLRSIDLGAMRNRLVLETRSASGQKRKKASKQLQLVEAFRRSGNKPEWMILTVLPVLPPDLRPMVQLDGGRFATSDLNDLYRRVINRNNRLSHLLEIGAPEIIIRNEKRMLQEAVDSLIDNGRRGRSVAVSGDHKAKSISDLLRGKQGRFRQNLLGKRVDYSGRSVIVVGPELKLHECGLPRKMALELFKPFVMHRLVTDGLAPNIKSARRLVERARPEVYDILEEVVKERPVMLNRAPTLHRLSIQAFEPVLIDGSAIRIHPLVCAAFNADFDGDQMAVHLPLSKAAVKEAREAMLSIHNMLLPSSGDPVVTPSLDMVFGCFYLTTTRPGLKGEGRAFGNVQQAIRYFDMGVIDLRAEIEVRLDSGEKVKTTVGRIIFNEALPPGMGFFNKSVDKSTLRKLIGECKKVTDDLQMAKSLDHIKNLGFQYATRSGITIAMADIAIPGPKAEIIARADHEADQIEEQYIHGLITEDERYNGVVEIWLKATDQIGEAIAKGMDNVGNVYMMANSGAKGNVSQIRQMAGMRGLMTNPSGKIIDFPIKSSLREGLSTIEYFISTHGARKGLADTALRTSGSGYLTRRLIDVTQDLIIYEEDCGTLDGLWIEEPSEKGILPPLAERIAGRLAAMPVAHPETGEILIDRDGEIDDQKAREIAAAGVTGVYVRSPMTCGSQRGICQKCYWRDLGRGKPVEFFTAVGILAAQSIGEPGTQLTLRTFHTGGVVGTDITTGLPRVEELFEARPPKAQAIITEIDGVVEIIESDEGRSVHVVARETYQDEYELPAGWRVEVKDGQVVDMGSVLATAPENAEDAVHLTADGESVLVARVSGRASLEGDKLVIRYEDIDERDYMIPASTHILIINGQTVKAGQKLTDGSINPQDILSVLGRESVQRYLVEEVQKVYFSQGVHINDKHIEVIVRQMMNKVRVDTSGDTEMVPGELVDKFRFEDINNKVLAEGGEPATAHTVLMGITRASLSTESWLAAASFQETTRVLTDAAIHGKKDILAGLKENVIIGKLIPAQCQSCRDATSERAAELEAAKLVQIEQLEQPVI